One Glycine max cultivar Williams 82 chromosome 8, Glycine_max_v4.0, whole genome shotgun sequence genomic window, aatttttggagtatatatataaaaatatatctaaatatttatttatacaactactatatatatttattaaaatttaaaataatcaataaataatatatgaataatttaaaataatataaaaaattatctattataaaatatcaatttaatatCGATAGAAAATAGGTAAACTTTGGGCTCATGTTACAATGGCCGGGGTGAAATTACACAAAGCAAAGCACAATTTTAAGTGATGCTAAATCTTAAATCATCCCCCACATTTCTCAAAGttcatgcatttttattttcttgtttcacgCCCCAAGGCATTATTTAGTTTTCACATGTCCATGCGACGCACAAACCCTCTTATGCAAACACATTTTCACAATCTAACATATACTTATAAAACCCCTTCACACACATACACTTTAATTTCTGGCTAGCTGCTCCTGAAGTATTGGGGAAAAACTGAATTAACTCGCGAAGAAGATCTGGATGGCCATGGAAAAGTGCTGTAACCTGAACAAGtccaataattataataaaaataagcgtctaaattatatatgagtgaaaaatagaaaacatagaAAGACTAATATAACAAATTTGCCTAACTATAGATAATCAGATAACCATATTAGTCAGTCACAAGACAACGCAGACCTCATTGTAAGTCTCAGTCATGGACTTTTTTCCCTCTTGCAATGTGTTCATATTATGTCTAGAATGGACCTGTAAACATGATCATTGGCATGAAAGCGAGTCTGCATGAAAATACAACACAATTAGACTCAAGTAACAGTACAATCTATATGGTGGTCTTGACATATATCATAAACATAAAGCAAAGGGCCTTTTTGACCCATTAATCATGGAGATGGAGAGTATCAGTTGCGGCAATACTGCCAACAATTTCGTAGGTGTGGAATAGGTCCACACCATGAAGCCTAGATATGGGATACGGCAATTTTTTTGAGTGTCGCTGAAACACTGCAAATATGCAAATTATGATTTAGCAAACATTGCAAACACTTGTAGGAAAAATAAACTCCCTCATTAAAAGAATTACATCCAGAACTTTCAAAAAGGAATGCTTGTAGAAGAGAGAAGGGACggtctgtctttttttttttttatgttttgagaagagaaaagaagttaTGTTTTGTGCATGTTtggactttttttattttaaaaatcttaacgttaaaacaataaaattcaaaaaaaaaattaaaatggctcAAGCCGTATCGGAAATAACTTGAGTCGTATTGGAGTTATGTCTACTTATTTTGAGTCGTATCCCAGTCGTGTCctgtatttttctttaaaaaaactgGATACTTTTTTAATACATGCTAGGACTTAGGAGGCATATATATCGATGTCTGACACATATATGACACCGATACGTTTTCATTTAGGTCCCACACACTTAAATCCTAAAATTAAATCTGTATGCTCTTTAAACAGATCCTTCACAATTGGTACGACACCCTCAGGATCAATTCTACAAAGGAATAATGAAAGAGACAAATCATTTTtcgtgaacaaaaaaaaaatcaaaattccttTAATTTCCCACTTTAATAATACAAATACTAgcggaaaaaaaaattgcttggaATGGGGAGAAAATGTGTTATTCTGGTACAACATGATCAAACCTTTGCTCTTTATAGTCCTTCATTAATTTCAAAAGTAATCATACTTCTCCCTCCTATCTTGAAATACATCCTCCACTGCCCGCACATATGCTATGGCATCATTTGTAGTAATCTGTGCCTTACCACCTTCACTCATCATTTGgggttataattaaatttctgaTATTCGTTCTACAGAAGTTCATAGAATATTTAGAGTTTAGACAAGgttaaacaacactaacacaattTATAAGAAGAAACATGTGACCTtgtctataaatataaattgtagCTTTGATACAGAGTACAAATTACACCTGAAGAACAAATTAGATAAACCAAATAACTGGATTCCCAATTATAAAATAGAACCAAGctttttaatctctaaattcaatttagataaaaatattttttcatatagttattttttaatagtttgtCAAAATAATCTATATCCACCTATCattgaaaaggaaaattttaattttaaaatctatttttttctatattaatattattaattacccaaaagtaaaattataaatacatctTATTAACATTTAAAGATTCAAAGGTGGATTATAATAATGAAAGAatcttaattacttttttttctttttaataatctTTGAATGTTTTCAACTTTTGACTATATATACATGCAGTTATATTAatgtcaaataatttttataattattttttcattacactctaaattaaattcagataaaaatagttttccatataattattttttaatagtttgtCAAAATAATCGATATCCACCTATCattgaaaaggaaatttttttattttaaaatgtattctttctattttaatactattaattacccaaaagtaaaattataaatacatctTACTAGCACTTAAAGATTCAAAGCTAGATTATAATTTCCTAAAAAAGGTAGATTatgttgtaattttaatatttatttcgaaagcattttcttaaaaaatatttaattaaatagacaAGCAAAGTTATgacatttaaattcaaaatttgaaatttaaatttcctaTTAATGTCAATAAAAGTGAGAATCTAGAGGGGGGCAATGACAATTATAAGCTCATAAttggtgattaaaaaaaattggctgATGATTTTGAACGTGATTTTAAAAGGAGATGAGATCAATTGTTTTCTTGcttctctttccttttattaAGCTTTCTCCCTCTTTACTTTTGagtcaattattttttctttgcgaGTTCTGTAACCTTAGCTCTGCTAAGACGTTCCTATTGTATCCTGGGAAGTTTGCGCGGGACATCGCGGATAAACCTTTTAGGACAGTGACTGTCATGTCTCAAGAAGTTCAATTGCGTTCGTAATTTTTGACTTCAGCAACAACAATCTAAAAGGTTTATTTCATGGCTGAAGCCGCAAAACTTGTCAACAATGTCGACGCTTTCAACCAACCTCATTGATGACAATCTTTGCTAAGCTGTTGCTTGACGTCTCAAAAATTGGGGTCTTTACTGGCCAAAATTTTCGTCGCTGGCAGAAGCATGTTCATACCTTGTTGGACATGCATGGAGTTGTCTTCGCTCTTTCCACTCCCAAACCTGATGTCGCTGCTGATGCCAATCAACTTCAATAATGGGTTCAAGCCAATAAGGTATGTCGCCACACTTTGTTAAGTGCCTTGTCTAATGATCTTTTTTATGTCTATTGCTCCTACAAGGAATCCAAAGAGATATGAGACTCTCTCATACTCAAATACATTGCCGAGGACGTGGTCAGACAGAGATTCATCATCGCCAACTACTATTGTTGGACCATGAACGAAGAAAAAACATCAAGGTACAAATCAGCGAATACCACAAGCAGTTGGAAGacataaagattaaaaacatctcTCTACTTGACAATTTCGTTTCTGAACTCCTGATTGAGAAGCTGTCAGATTCCTGGACAGACTATACTATAAACAACAGTTAAAGCACAAATACAAATAGATGTCACTGCCAGACCTTATCACCCACATTAtcattgaagataaaaataggAAGAAAAGTGCTACAACAAGGACCAAAGCAATGTCTGCCAAGGCAAACACGGTACAAGACAAACCATTTCATAAGAGGTATGCCAACAAAACTTATCACAATAACAAGAATAAGTACAAATATAATAACCCATGTGCTGCTCCTTCTAATCCCATCCCACGTGCTCCTGCTTTTAATCcttctttcaagaaaaaaaggagCTTGTTTTGTTTGTGGGAAGCCAGGACATTTTGCTCCTCAGTGCATGTACAAAGTTGTGAGAAATGACAATCCTCCTAAGCCTAGGGCTAACCTGGTTGAAGGAGATGACATTATTGTAGCGGTCATTTCTCAAGTGAATGTTGTCACCAATGTGAACAAATGGTTGGTAGACTCTGGGGCTACCAGGCACATTTGTGCTAATAAGCGTATGTTTACCTCCTACATTGTTATGGGGGATGGAGAAGAATAAGTTTATCTTGACGATTCGAGAACTACTCTGGTTCAAGGAAAGGGGAAAGTTTTCTCAAGCTTGCATTTGGGAAAACACTGGCTTTGAATGATGTCTTACATGTTCCCTCTATCAGATTTAACATTGTTTCTGTAGCATTGTTGGGAAAGGTTGGAATAAAGATATCCTTTGAGTCTGATAAGATAGTTATGACTAAGAATAACATATTTTTGGGCAAAGGTTATTGTGATCAGGGTCTTTTTATACTCAATGTTCCTGAAGTGATTAATAAGAATGTATCTTCTTCTGCTTACTTGATTGATTCTTATGATATATGacatgctagattaggacatgttaATCCAACATATGTTATGAAATTTCAATGACTAGGTTTAATTAATATGCATGATAAACAAAGTAAGAAATGTGAAATATGTGTTGAATCAAAATTAACTAAGAAATCATGTTCTTCTGTACAACATGAAACAAGCTTAAATCATTCTGATCTTACtgatttaaaacaaactatGACAAGAGGAAGTAAAAGTTACTTTgtaacctttatagatgattactCTAGATATACTAAATTTTATCTAATTAGACACAAAGATGAAGCGTTTTATATGTTCATATCTTATAAAGCCGAAGTTGAAAAtcgattgaatagaaaaatcaaGAGACTAAGATATAATAGGGGTGGTGAGTACACTTTGTTGAATGACTTTTGTGAAATGAAGGTATTATTCATGAAGTAACCCCACCATATTCACCCGAGTCAAATGGAGTagctgaaaggaaaaatagaacccTTAAGGAAATGATGAATGTTTTACTTATTAGTTCCTTTGCTCCTAACAATCTTTGGGGAGAAGCCTTCTTAACTGcttgtttttttacaaaatagaatTCCACATAAGAAAGCAAGTTTGAGCCCTTATGAGTTATGGAAAGGATATAAACCAAACCTTAAATATCTGAAAGTGTGGGGGTGCTTAGCCAAAGTGATGTTACCCAAtccaaagaaaaggaaaataggaTTTAAGACTTCTGATTGCCTGTTTATTACTTATGCTAAACATAATGTTGGTTATAGATTTCTAGTTCTTAAGAGTGATATGATTGAGTGTGACACCATCATGGAGACTAAGAATGTCGAATTCTTTGAGGACGTTTTCCCTTTGAGGTCTAGGACTAGTTCCAGTACTGTTTCTAGTCTTGAACAACTAGTTGAAACCTATAGTGAACCTATAAGCGAGGATTTGAGGAGAAGTAAAAGACATAGGACAAAGAAATCTTTTGGAGATGACTTTTATACATATCTTATTAAGGATGATCCCTTAAGTTTTTTAGAAGCTATTAGTTCTTCAGATGCAAACCTTTGGGAGCAAGCCATTAGGATTGAAATTGACtctattaaaaagaataatacatGAACTTTAGTAGATCTACCTAAGGGTGCAAATCCTATTGGATGTAAATGGATCTTTAAGAGGAAGTATAACCTTGATGGATCTATAGATAAGTACAAGGCAAGGTTGGTTGCTAAAGGGTTTGCTCAGAAACCTAACATAGATTATTTTATACCTTTTCACCTGTTACAAGGGTTTCCTCCATTAGGATTTTGATAGCCTTAGCTGCAATCCATAAGTTAATGATTCATCAGATGGATGTTAAGAAAACTTTCTTgaatggtgatttagaggaaCAGATATATATGACTCAACCTGAGAGGTGTGTAGTGGATGTTCAAAAGAACAAAGTGTGCAAACTTTTGAAATtcctatatggtttaaaacaagcgcCTAAACAATGGCATGAAAAATTTAATGAGACTTTCttgttgatggtttttctggtagTGATGCTGATAGATGCGTGTATACAAAGTCTGTGAATGATGATCATGTTATTATATGCTTGTAAATGGATGACATGCTTATTTTTGGTACATGCAATGATATAGTTTTTAAAGCTAAGTCTTTCTTAGCATCtaagtttgatatgaaagacaCGGGTGAAGCAAGTGTTATTTTGGgagttaaaattataaggaaGGGAGATAGTATACTACTATCCCAAGAGCATTACGTTGAGAAACTTCCTAGGAAGTATAAATATTATGACTTTAAGTCAATGAGTACCCTTTATGATGCTAACtctcaattaaagaaaaatagaagagagccAATTGCTCAAACTCAATATGCCAAAATCATTGGGAGCTTACTGCATTTGATGAACTTTTCTAGACCTGATATTGCATATGCAGTAGACAAATTGAGTAGATATACTCATAGTCCTAATCTAGACCATTAAGATGCACTTGTTAGACTCATGAGATATCTGAGAGGTACCATGGATTATGGTATTGAAAACAGTGGATTTCCCGCAATACTTGAAGAGTATAGCGATGCTAACTGGATCTTTGATTCAGATGAGACAAAATTCACTAATGGTTATGTGTTTACTCTTGGTGGTGGTGCAATAGCTTAGAGATCAGCCAAACAAACTATTATTACTAGATCAACAATGAAGTTAGAGTTTGTTGCTCTAGAAATGCCTGGTAGTGAGGCTGAGTGATTGGAAAACTTCTTAGCTAACATTCCTTTGGGAATGAAACCGACCCCATCAATATCTATGCATTGTGATTCCCAGTTAGTGATAATTGTGGCTAAGAATAAAATTCAATGGGAAATTTAAAAGGAGGCGAGATCAATTGTTTTCTTGCTTCTCTTTCCTTCTATTAAGCTTTCTCCCTCTTTACTCTTAGgtcaattattttatctttgtgAATTCTGTAACTTTGGTTCTGTTAAGACGTTCCTGTTGTCTCTTGAGAAGTTTGTGGATAAACCTTTTAGGTCAGTGACTATCACACCTCAAAAAATTCAACTGCGTTCGTGATTTTTAACTTAAACAACAACATATTATAATAATCCAAGAATCATAATtactgttttcttttttaataatcttTGAATGTTTTCAACTTTTGACTATACAGTTATGATTCAagtcaaataatatttattattactttttattacaacaaaaaattaaaagaaatacgaaATGATAGACACTATAAACTAATACTAGTATGATGACCCTACGATGCACGAgtatgttattatattttaaaactataaaattattattttaagtttttatgagaaaattatttgaatttacgTTCATCACGtatattaagaattttaaaatataaaataaagattaaaaattaaaaataattaatctaatttaagttttttaaaaatcaatacaacaaattttacaataaaaaatacttaactaAATCAAAATATGACTTAAAGTTACTTAACCACAAATGTTAACAATATGCAGACTTTATAAAACTTATATGTCCTAAACAAATAAGAAAACGCAAAGATTTGATCAGGAATAATGTTGAAGTTGATCAATTTTTGGACTCTTTCTTCATTATCACGGACCTAATAGGctaaaaagaaaagatgaaacCCCATTTAATCTCTCATTTCATTTCATGACTCTTGGGAAGTTATTTTTGTAGTGGGtctcaaatttaatttgtatttccCTTAATTTTCActcattcaaatttcaaagtatTTCCTTCATTCCTAAATACACCCAACCAAATTGTAAGAGTGTGCACTGTATCCTTCGTTATGTTgagaattattatatttttttttttgggtgaattGAGAATTATTATATTCGCATCAATGTTTTTCTACAAATATTATTAAACTTTATCTGGATTATTTGACATATACTAATTTTAATGATAagatatgaataattttaaaactttttttatgataacTGTAATAAACGaatttacatattgaatttGACTCATACAATATACAAACTAACTAAAATACTAGTTACACATAAAAAAGTAAATCTAATCACAACATAATATTTAAGTTCAACAATAgacaaaagtattttttttattcacccAAAAAAAGTAACATCAACACCTAAAATTACAAAGTAAAGTAACACCACATTATTAGAAGCCTTAATGTTGAACAAGATCCGTTTGTTCAAGTTGTTTTTTATTAGGGAAGAAAgtattctttaattaaaatatacgtATTTAAAAACTATGAtgattatgtaatatttttttttacaaaaaagaaacaatctggacaaaatttgtttttccataagtgaaaaaaaaaaagcataaaaaatcataacccAAGTACTAAAGCTCTTGGTTCCTAGTAGAAGGAACACGATCATGATTAAGTGATTTATGATAGTTTTTAGCATATACTTCAGCCCAAAGTTTATTTAAATCAGCACGACATCTTGCCCATTCTTCATGTTTCTGCTTCAACCTAGTTAAAATGACTGGCAAAACTTGAGATGCATTCTTCCTTAACACATCCAGCACATCAATCCCATGGTCGCCATATAACTGCTCAATGCACCTAAGATTTTGAGctaaagaaaagacaaaaacaatcaaatcaGAATATGGAAAACATCAACAATTATCTGACATAGCATGATAAACGTGCTTTGGAACATTTCTTTGAACAATTGCAAATCTCATAACCTATTAAGTGCTTCTCAATGTTAATTGGATTGTCTCTTTCAATCATATTGGTATTGATCTTTTCTATGAGCTCTTCAACTTGCTTAGTTGTTGACTTTGCAGTTTCTAAACACATGTCAAGTTCAATCCTGCCATCATAGGGTAAAAATGTAAACTTATATCAGCAACAGCAGGTGCTAGTGATAGAGAGTGTGGAAATAACATCTCTAAATCAATCCAGCGATGTCAAAACTAATCAAACTGTAGAATATAGACAGCATCTGATAAAAATAAGTCAATAAAAAAAGTACTTAAAGGGGAAGAAAAATCATTGGTATGCTCCAACCTATCATCTTCACATTCAAACAAGGTCATTTCATTAAGATTTTTGCTCATGTGTTTAGAAGAATAATCCTTAATACTTGGAGCAACACATTTCCAATGGTCATTCAATACTTCTGCATCAAGTTTTGTTCTCCGGCTAGAAGATGGGATTTGAAACTGTGTGAACACAAACAATGCACataaaacacaaacatcaagAAAATCTCAGACATTCCCTTagaaaatactatacaatatgaCAAAACGATAAGTAAATCAATCATACTTCTTTTGGTAGAAGATAGTAACTGGGAGTGCACTTTTCACAGATAGATAGATCCAGCTCTCTAACAGATTTTGCagaattcttcttcttgctGGCATATAGAGACAACTTACGACCAGAAACATTCTTGTTGGCAACTACAGTAGATTTGTCCCTTTTCCGGCAATCACTAACTGTTTCTTTCACCCGATCATCACCATCATGATGTCGATCTCTGTTCCAGTCTTCCAACTTTATTTGTTTCTGCACATGTTCTTCATCCCTCGAGGATTCTGATAAATGCATACAAGAGTTTTAGTACCAGAAGAAGTAGCTGAAAATGTTAATATTTGGCCAAGTTACCTAAAGCTAAGAAGAGGGCATCTAACAGAAgacagaaaagaagagaaaaccaTATTACATACTTTTCTTCACAATGCCAACACTGAATTCCTCTGCACAATagaacttgaaaagaaaaaaataccaaaatccAAAACttcaaagacaaacaaatattgGGTTGAAAATTACCATTCATCTTCTTACATTGGGTTACACATTCATTAAATCCCTTCATGAGATCTGGGAATTTTCTTGGGAAATCAGTTGTCTGGAAGAAACAACCATacattagttattatatatcaCAGCTTGCCTTCTAGAGATTAaacttcaagaaaagaaattcCTCTATATAAAAACGATGAAAATCAAATAAGCTGATACTTGATTGAATGGAGTAAATTTCCACAATATTCAACGACAGATAATTTAGTGCACAAAATTATTCAACATTTTCTATACTGAATTTACTATTTGATTATAAGCTTGGAAGACAACTGAAAAATGGAAGATTTTGGAAAGATCTTTATAAAAGGATAAAGCACATCAATTTGTTGTTTTATTGCTTTGTCTTTTTAACTGGCAAATTAAGTTTCAGTTAAATCAAAGCTTAGGAAAGTATAAAGTTGAAGTGGTCTAGGCAATGAAAATAGATCTTATTTGAAAATGGGTTGAATATTGAGTTGCCCAAAATTGTTTTGTTATAATTCTGGACACATCATGCAGCTAACAAAGATAAACAAGAGTGAATGAAAAGCAAAGGTCCACGAGTTCTGTCATGTAAGTGGTCAAAATTGAAACTACATCAAAAAGCCAATGCCTTTTTGAGAAACAAGATAACTCATTGCTGAATCTTATCATTCAGTATTCACCTCTAATAAAGTCGTTATGATTACTTCCTCTTACAAGAGAGATGAACACATTTGAATGTGACCATGTCATCATAAAATTTGCATTAGAGGATCCATTTCCCTCTCACTCCTTTCATGCAACATTGCAGTTTTATGCACCAATTTTTAAGGTTGAAGTTTAATGCTGGCCAAATTAAACTCAACCATATTGACACAGGATATGACAAAAAAACCAATAAAGCAGTTAATAAACAATATATGTATAAATCATACTGATGATGGCAATTCTTGTCGAGTAGTTTTTTCCTTGCTGTAGATATCCACATGCTTTGAAAAGTAATTCTTAGGATTTTGTAATTTATCCTTGATTTTTGCACAGAAAGAAAACCTTTCACTACCTgagattacaaaattaaatttaaaaaaacgtAAAAGGAAAATAGGGAGTTAAAGGTACTGTCAAAGACTTCtacaaaataacaattgaatGAAGGTCTTCCCTTCAATAACAATATTGAGAAGACACTATGTAGACTAACATTTcagaacataaaaataaaacaaaaaccctTCATCAATTATGACTATTACAATCAACAAAAGATATCATGACTATTTTTTACCTTACAATCAGCTGTGGTAAAAAGAGTGAAGACAAATTTTTCATTAGATACTTTTCTAATGGtatgttctctctctctctcttttctccttTCTTCCACATATTTCCTTCCCGATAAAcataaaacttcgtaccccattgcccagaggctcttcgctatgcgaaggtatgggggagggatgttgtacgcagtcttacccttgcatatacaaagaggctgtttccggattcgaacccatgaccaacaagtcaccaaggcacaactttaccgctgcaccagggctcgccctctatTCCTTCCCGATAAACATGAAAAAGATATATGTTCCAAAGCTCATACATTCTATATCATAAGTTTGTAACATCTATTAAGGAGGATAAGAAagtgtaaaaactaaaaagtaggTTTGGATCAAAGTATTGACACACTCACTTTTCATAGAACTTTGATCATAACAAGTGGATGGCATGGGGTGCATACCAAAATGTTTATCAACATTACAAAATGATCTAGCCATAAGGTCTTCAGCCATACAAAAATGTGTCCGTTTCAGAGATAGAAGCTTCTGAATACCATCTTGATAATAATCTCTATTATCCTTTTCCCGTTCACTCCAATCGCTCTCTAATCTATGACCAACAATGTGGTTGTGATCATCATGTGAAGTTTTGGTCCTTTTTCTCTGGCATATACATGAGTGAAAAAATCAGCTAGATGACCGACTATATCATCAAAGAAAGGGACATAGTATGCAGAGAGATAAACCTTCAGAACACACATTTGTTGCACTATTGGAACTGCAGAGCTTTTTTCACGAAACAAAGAATTTTGTGCAGAAGTAAAATGAATTGAGATAGTTCTTGAAGtattaagagataaaaaaggTAACTCATTAAGAAGATCCGCATGGTGCTGAAGAAGTGCAGTAATCTGGAGAagttcaataaataattaaaatgaatgtcTCAAAAGaagtgtaagaaaaatagaaggatcaatttaaaattaccataaaaattaaaatattaggcCAAGTGGACAAACCTCCCCGTAAGCTGCAGTGGGAGACTTGGTTCCATCTTTGTGCATCTTTAATATGGCCAGAAATGTCTTGTAAACATTATCTTGACCATGGAATCGAGCCTGCACCAAAAGAACCAATCAGACTCAAAAGAGAAACTGTCCATTCTGTGTTGATCTTCCAGTAAGGGAGGGGGGAAGGACTTCAACCAAAAAGCAAAATGACATTGGTGTGGCAATACACTGCCAAGAATTCAATGGGTATATGCTTAAACCAGCCACTGTGCATGGGTGTAGCCCTTTTCTTTTGTGTGGGTGGGTGCAGATATGTGCAAGAAGAAACACATAAAATACCTCAAATGTAAGGTTTTTACCTTAATCTTGTGCAGAAGTTTTTTAGCTTTAACAAACACATCAAGCTTCTTTTCTGGAGGTTGTTCATCCTCCAATGGAAGTTTGATTTCATATCCCTTTGGCAAGAAAACATTAAATCCCAAGATTAGATCTCTATACCCTTTAAGCAGCTCCTTCACTTCTTCTATGCCTCTAACAAGGTTGAATCTGCAGATGAACACTATAATTTCCTTCGTATATAATATCGAAATAAAATACAACTACATGGCTACATCATGATCAAACCTTTCAGCAGTGAAATTTTTCACGAGTTCCagaaatttatcatatttttctctatcatcTTTAAATGCATCCTTGACTGTGGTGAGATATGCTAAGGCACTATCTGTCATTGGCCTTTGTTTCTTAGCACCTCTTCCGTTCACTAAAGGTTGGCAACTGTTCatacaaaaaatttcataaaatgtatatatatcatTGAAGAAATTTATCATAAACTATTATCATACAGATGAAAAATGGTTTGAAACTTTGAATTGAACACAGtcaatttcaaaatgttaaTCCGTCTAAATCCATTAGGTGAGAGATTAATTCCGTCGGTGGTCCGTGATTGTTGAAGGAAATTTGAATTCTCCCACTGTCGTTAATCTATTACATGAGAACACAGTGCAACCTTACCTCACTGTGTTAATCCAATGAGTTTTAATTTACCTATTTTATAAGCAAAACAAGTgccagaaaaagaaagaaaagaaacgaAACGAAACATACCAAGTGGACAGAAGCTGTGGCTGTTGAATGAAGCCGTGAGCCGTGAGCCGTGAGCCGTAAGCCGTGAGGAGATGACGCCGAGTGTTTGGGTTTGCCTGGGAAAGAGTTTTCACTTTTAAAGATGCGTAGGATCTATGGCGTTCTCAGTgtcacacacacatattaaTAAGTTGATAATACAaaagttaaaattgaaatatgttaaatttaaattcaaattttatttaattataaaaaattt contains:
- the LOC100782878 gene encoding paired amphipathic helix protein Sin3-like 3, producing MTDSALAYLTTVKDAFKDDREKYDKFLELVKNFTAERFNLVRGIEEVKELLKGYRDLILGFNVFLPKGYEIKLPLEDEQPPEKKLDVFVKAKKLLHKIKARFHGQDNVYKTFLAILKMHKDGTKSPTAAYGEITALLQHHADLLNELPFLSLNTSRTISIHFTSAQNSLFREKSSAVPIVQQMCVLKRKRTKTSHDDHNHIVGHRLESDWSEREKDNRDYYQDGIQKLLSLKRTHFCMAEDLMARSFCNVDKHFGMHPMPSTCYDQSSMKSSERFSFCAKIKDKLQNPKNYFSKHVDIYSKEKTTRQELPSSTTDFPRKFPDLMKGFNECVTQCKKMNESSRDEEHVQKQIKLEDWNRDRHHDGDDRVKETVSDCRKRDKSTVVANKNVSGRKLSLYASKKKNSAKSVRELDLSICEKCTPSYYLLPKEFQIPSSSRRTKLDAEVLNDHWKCVAPSIKDYSSKHMSKNLNEMTLFECEDDRIELDMCLETAKSTTKQVEELIEKINTNMIERDNPINIEKHLIAQNLRCIEQLYGDHGIDVLDVLRKNASQVLPVILTRLKQKHEEWARCRADLNKLWAEVYAKNYHKSLNHDRVPSTRNQEL